From a single Clupea harengus chromosome 24, Ch_v2.0.2, whole genome shotgun sequence genomic region:
- the LOC105905822 gene encoding E3 ubiquitin-protein ligase TRIM35-like encodes MDILLEVAAPEPYPPGALCPAEVALRGEPDHGLSLLSADELEHVCCECGTSELCEGRRGCHCKGELERSVYQLKERSWKYDLIKQTSQSAAQHTLTQAEQTESRIKEQFEELRRFLRGEEEARIAAVREEQERKRRRAEEESKKMDKQIQALTDTITDIETELEEDEISFLQRYERTVKRTWKDLQNPEKSYEALIDVPKHVGNLRFRVWKKMQEICPYTPVTVDPNSASCSLSVSAALDGVCSSPAPQRPLLPVVPERFHPYAAALGSEGVASGLHQWDVEVGDSTNWTVGVAYASVKRWEEFEACPEEGVWTISLRDGVYLAMMSPCEVVPLDGGRRPRVVRVCVDWDTGRVCFSDADHRTHLFTFTHTFVEPLYPYFESICKERPLAVQPQRVCVLVEELRPPDQKNEDQDKGQSS; translated from the exons ATGGACATCCTCCTGGAAGTAGCAGCTCCAGAGCCCTACCCCCCTGGTGCTCTCTGCCCAGCGGAGGTAGCCCTCCGTGGGGAGCCTGACCACgggctctccctcctctctgcggACGAGCTGGAGCACGTCTGCTGTGAGTGTGGGACGTCTGAGTTGTGTGAGGGGCGCAGAGGTTGTCACTGCaag GGGGAGCTAGAGAGGTCTGTGTATCAGCTCAAGGAGAGGAGCTGGAAATATGACCTCATAAAACAAACCAGCCAGTCAGCAGCCCAGCACACTCTG ACCCAGGCTGAGCAGACGGAGAGTCGGATAAAGGAGCAGTTTGAGGAGCTCCGGCGGTtcctgaggggagaggaggaggcgcgGATAGCCGCCgtgagggaggagcaggagaggaagaggaggagggcagaggaggagtcCAAGAAAATGGATAAACAGATCcaggcactcacagacaccatcACTGACATTGAGACAGAGCTGGAGGAGGATGAAATCTCATTTCTGCAG CGCTATGAAAGAACCGTAAAAAG AACATGGAAAGATCTGCAGAATCCAGAGAAGAGTTACGAAGCTCTGATTGACGTCCCCAAACACGTTGGCAACCTGAGGTTCAGAGTTTGGAAGAAAATGCAGGAGATTTGTCCTTACa CGCCTGTGACAGTGGACCCAAACTCCGCGTCCTGCAGCCTATCGGTGTCTGCCGCTCTAGATGGAGTGTGCAGCAGCCCCGCTCCACAGCGCCCCCTGCTGCCTGTGGTCCCTGAGCGCTTCCACCCGTATGCTGCCGCCCTGGGCTCCGAGGGCGTGGCCTCGGGGCTCCACCAATGGGACGTGGAGGTGGGCGACAGCACCAACTGGACGGTGGGCGTGGCCTACGCGTCGGTCAAGCGGTGGGAGGAGTTTGAGGCCTGCCCGGAGGAGGGCGTGTGGACCATCAGCCTAAGGGATGGCGTTTACCTGGCGATGATGTCGCCGTGCGAGGTGGTGCCCCTGGACGGGGGGCGACGTCCCCGGGTGGTCAGAGTGTGCGTGGACTGGGACACGGGACGGGTGTGTTTCAGCGACGCCGACCACCGCACACACCtgttcaccttcacacacaccttcgtCGAGCCGCTGTACCCGTACTTCGAGAGCATCTGTAAGGAGCGTCCTCTGGCAGTGCAGCCACAGAGAGTCTGCGTGCTGGTGGAGGAACTTCGTCCACCGGATCAGAAGAACGAAGACCAGGACAAGGGGCAGAGTTCCTGA